A region of the Gouania willdenowi chromosome 1, fGouWil2.1, whole genome shotgun sequence genome:
aactaaaaaaaaaaaaaaaaaaaaagctcaccTAACCTCCACCGACGCATTAATCACTcataaaaattactttttataaATGTCGTTTTTGGATTTTATGACACTAGTGAAAACATTGTAGTTTATGTAAAGGAAAGCACAACAGCCTAATGAAAGCAGTTTATTACTTAGAATTCGATACAGTAGTCAACATTTTATTGAACATGGAATTATTGATGACTCAGCATTAGCAGAACAATGCAGAGATTAAATCTAACTTCGAGGCAAAAGCTTTAACTTTTACAGGAACTGTAGTTATTAAACTTTTATGCAAACTctcaaataaatgttaaaatcagGAACCAAGTGCACAAAAGAtgcaataaacaaagaaaaaataaaataaaaacttccaTCAAACTTATCCCAGAACAGAGAAAGAAACATTTGAAAAGGATCACAGTACCTAACGCTTGGAGAACAAACTACACCGTTAATGATCAGCAGCATAGAGGCCAAGAACAGGCCCACCTGGATAATCAAACACATCAAACATTCAGGAAGTAAATAAACTAGTATgatgtgtgagtgtgagagtCATGAGTTTAATAAAAACTCATACCTAACAGACAGAAAGAATAACAATGAAGTGACTATGTTTGCAAAACCAGCAGGAAGGAAGTCATTCCTCAACCATTCCTAACAGATTCTGGTCAACAACAGCctctaaaaaaacagaaaaacagcacTTTGTATTATCGTTCAGTGGACTAAACAAGCTGCTTTGCTTTGttatacacaaacacacgtgcGTCTGTGTCATACCTGGTTCCTTCAGGGCTTGTGCACTTCCTGCCAGCCCCGTCAGGTGCTCAGTGTTCCCATTGAGGATTTCTGCAGACAAGTTGTTATTCTGCTGCTCCTCCACAATCCTTTTCTGAAGCTCCTCCtagtgtgtacacacacacgcacacggtaTAAAATTACACGTATTTGAAAGGCTTATTGCAGGTTTTACCCCCAATTCTGGATGAAAAAGACGCACCTGGCACATGACGGTGAGCTGCAGCGGTAAGTCATCTACTTTAACAAAGTCATCCTCGTCAGACTTTTGGCTCGTGTTACCTGAACTAACCTCctgaaaacaaaatatagaCATCAacatatattacattattttatttattttgttttaaaggtaATGGTTTTCCATCGCAGCTGCATCTacagacagaaaacacacagtgagcctgtgtgtgtttttcagatgcAATAACATGTTGGAGAAAACTGTGGAATGGTTGGCAACCATTCACATAGATTTTGGGATTAACCATTTTTGATTCCTTTCTAGAAGGGTGTGAAGACATATTGATACATTTCTGGGAGTTGATTTACTGTACACTCCTAgccagctcttttttttttttaatttgaagacGTGTTCAGATCAAAAGCACCagctacatactgtataagGAAAATGGTGAGAATAGTGAGGAGGAATTCACAGCCAtcaacagtggaaacagaaagtgAGCATGTGTATGGAATAGAGGCTTTAACTGCAAAGTCACAGTTGAGGTTTAAGGTCTTTATTAGTGAACAGTTGCCTATAGAAAAATACCTGTGGAACTGAAAGGacacctaaactctgctgtaaTGTGTTGATTATCCAtctattgatttgtttattttctgggACCAAACATGTTTTTCCTTATTTATGTTTTCCTCACACTGTCATGTATATCCTGTATATCTGTGAAGGAAggttctgtaatgtgttttctcatgttttttactaaagagagaaaaaaaaaaagtgaaaaacaaaggaacagcacaaacacacacactgatgtttTCAGGCTGAGGTGCTCCTATAATGCTGTTGTTGTTCTTCCTATTCATGTATTTAACTTACACTGTAAGGCTGTCGCTGCCAGATGACTTTAGTTTCTCTTCTTACCAATTGTTGTTAGTCTGGTCTGGATACTGGATACTACATCAGCACTTTCTTGTTTGAACTTACCTCCACATTGATCATGACAGGCGAGTCAGAGTCTGGGCTGCTGGATGCTGGAGGATCTTTGGGAAAACCCTGACTGTGAGAGTCTTCTGAGCTTCCTCCTGAGCCTGGAACTGCATCAGCATTATTCTTCTCctcattattattgtcattgtctTCCTCTacaacttcttcttcttcttcttctagctgctgctgctgctgctcctcctcctccaggctCCGGTGCTCCACTGACTGCTCAGTCCCAGAGGATCGGATGATTTCTGTGTGCAAACAGGAAAGTTTGGGATGAAGTAGTGGGAGGTTAACTACATATCACAGAGAAACTCTGCTGCTGGAGGGAAACATTAGTAACTCCATCAGTACCAGTCTGTGGATCCTTCTGCTCTGGTTTTATTTCTGCAGTTCCTTCAGCTCTGCCCTGGAACACAACACAGCAACACAAGTTGAGGACAATTACACTTTTCAgatacccatgttcaattacaattcaataacaattacagtgaccagcattatttccaattacaattaaataaaaaaaaaaaaaaaatttatcctcaggaagtcaaattcaattatgttctcaattactgagcctgcattaattaatgtaaaaaaagttCACCTCCctctttctgttagcatctcttatgataacaggtcttaaatcagctcTAAACTTGGGGCCGGGACAACGCGTTGACGTAATCGATggtgaccaaaacaaagatggcggcgccaGAGAATaactaaaggcaggcatacactgtgcaatttttggcccattttgagccaattttcgacttgtgcgactattttgtgggatcgtgcgagtctctgctagatcgtgtgtcgtgcatcgtgtagtatacatggggtcacgagaagccattaacacctcacgaccactCACGAGTCGCACCTCGTGAGTGAGCTCcttgtgagggtatctcacagttgaagcagtgccacggaccggcttactgTAGACGCTCACACTGCACGTGCGAGAATatcgtaggaccgctgtaaaattcaCAGACTGTCATTcccacgtctgtccagtcagctactggtccatcacatcgccgtcttttcttttttaaagttctttttgctgagatttgtgaGCGTCTCTCCATTTCTGGGTtgttcttcttcgtctgttttaatggcgacgcttcagtgttcttcttcttcttctaagtTGTAAGTTGCATTTcaggaaacaagaccccgaagtgtcgtgtatgaacgtacagtgtgagcagtcgcattcgggctctgcgtctgagtcgcacagtttgagctggagctgagtaaaacgattgaaaaaaaaaatcgcacagtgtatcccagcctcaACGCAAATGGCTCCTtcgagtttcaaaagtgcaaggcagtgaagacACGCACTCGTTCGTCAAAGGCagctgttccccgtaaccctcCTTCATCCCGGGTGTGACCGTATGACAGCGCGTCAACTTGACAAGGAGAAAACACCCGCCGTGAGATCAgcaacataaacatatattgcaatgttaaggaattcattttttttttcattttagctaTGCAAATCAACACATCGCaaaattaatcatttaaaaaataatcagttaTCCCAGCCctatgtaaaatacactaaaaacaaacatctatcatctaatttatttcccatCTCTTGATTACCTTGtgaggcttcctaatcaatggaaatatAGGTTCTTATATTTTCGGTGGGGgcgtttgagcctttttgtgtcgattaaaaaaaaaatgtaaatggtaaaatgtgggaaagcttgatatgaaacatctTTTATTAACTGTTAACGACAtacatgtagaaatgtaacataaaactgtaacatggttccccagttttgtgttaaattataattgacaattttatagaattttcacagcaattacaattacaaagtaaattatctaaactcaattacgacagcaatatatttttttttaaattacaattataattgaccccaaccctggctggaAGCCTGACCTTCTGTTCTGCGTATCCATCTGCAGAAACCTGTAAAGATGTCTGAACATCCACAGGTGGAGCATCAAActcctccatctcctcctccATCTCATCCTCTCCACTGCCGTAGTTGGTCAGGGCCTGAACCTCTGCCTTAGAAAGACCTGAGCAGCAACGCACACAACACCACCATGGATTGAAGAGTGATGATGACCATGTGATTCAAACCCCGCCCACAAACTTTCACTCACTGATTGACAGAGGCACCCCCTGGCTatcttcatcctcctcatcGTCACCCTCTGAGGTGGGACTGCTCCAGTGGGTTTTAGTGTCAGTCTGCAGGTAAAGCTGGAAGGCAGCAGCTCCTTCCTGCTCCGCTTCATCCTCTTCCTGTCAGAGGAAGTcacaggctgtgtttgaaatggcactatgcactacaaactcaaagagtaataaaggtcctatatcatgcaattTTCtcaatttgttctaagaacgccaacaacatagtatttatttgaggtttattttcccaaacttgccttttttccaaagttttagcctctgaaaagtcactttccgagcagttctaaaaaacgggctgttttggaGCCTACTggagcggctattgtgattgtgagtccgtctcagtgcttcaggctgtgtgtttatcacagcagcagcagcggagatcagctgcttcaaacactgaccggagtgttaagctgctaagtcactttcctCTCCTCCTTATCTCTAACGACAGGAATAGTGCAtataaggtgataatcatttgttttgcccatagttttgcgtttaattaaattgtaaaaaacagtttttatagaatttccacgGCAAttacagcaacagatttttccaattccgattataattacatcataattgttattaattaccaattatgcaattacaattataattgatcccaacctgctgtctactatatactatgagtATAGTGAGGAGAGCCTTGTTTTGTGTACTGTGATGGGGTAGGTGTGTATAAGCTTCTACACCCGTTGGGCTGATTAGACAACTGAGTGatgtttgttctgtttattgTTTTCCTGAAAActgcagaaataaaaaaaattctaattgaaattgtaataaaattcaaacttaggatgatgaccgttcccacttaAGTATACtttcaaagtttcccaagatgcatttggaacctactacgacaaaaacctgaagtacACTGAGGCttaatatctctgttgattctccacctttgaaagttctgaaaacatttaaggCCAGAAAGTGATCAAGTAGAAAATCAACTCATTTGATCCAttaaaaactcacagaaacacatttcatgctgacatttcagagatttcaaaacaagagccctattacaaaagcgttaaaaactaatggaagacaagaagaggtgcttttgttttgacaaggggatgtttgacttttagcttgaagctggtcccaggatgattttacattccactcgcaatgcatcatggttgagtatgactactgtgcccactgtgcatacttgaaaaacgtcccgatatagtatacaacCAGGTATTTCTTGTGTACTCTATCTTTCcacactatctaatgtgaacgcactacatactataacgtactcattttgacgtcagacttagtagtacattagtatgtgaTTTTCTCTTTTCTCTCCAGTCCACATACCTTTCCTTCATCCGTGTCGGGAGGAGAAAGTGGTTTATTCCCTCCGTCTGCTGTGTTCTCCTGATTGGACGGAGACTTTAGCAAACAAGGTCATTAGCATGatgaaaattaataaaaatttaaCTAAAGATTAGTTAATAAACACAGTATGCAACTGACCTTCTGAGTATTCCTAGCTTTATGGAGTTGCACATCTCTCTTCTCATTTAAGTGTTTAACAGCCAAGgccacgctgctgctgctgctgctactgtcTAAGTCCTGCATCAGCCGAAAGAAGGCCAACTCATTGAAGAGGATCTCTGAGATCGCCACCAGCAGGTCCTCTCCACAGTCCTTCAGGGTGCGCCCCAGGAACTTACTGAGAGATTCCTGGACCACAGACTAAGTGTCAGATGGGAGGTTTTGAAAGATTGGAGCAGATAAAGGATGGAGTCACACCTGCAGGATGCCTCCCAGCTCTCTGTGGAAGAAATGCACAAACTCCTTGCCGTCATCATGTAGCTGCGTGAGGGCGAGAACCATGCGCCGCACAGACGTCAGCAGCTGAGGGGAACACACGTCATCCATGTTCTCCTGAAAGTAAATAATGaagtaaataaaatcatttcGTAAAGTGCATTTAGAGGTAAACAATGTCAAGAAAAGCTGGTATACATTTATTACAGAATATTGGGGTAaattattgataattaattacaattatggcataattgtgattgaaaaaaattaactacAATTGTTGTAGTTGTTCTGAGAACCTtgctacagttctatggcttacacctATGTAGTTAATCATATGTTCATGacaagtttacctgtcacttttcttgaaaaaacaatttaaattgaAGGCCATACAGAAAAACATTAAGGCCTatatttccattgattaggaagcctaacaagttaaccaagagataaaaaacaaatcagatgatagattattgtttttgtatattctaaagctgatttaagacatgggtcaaaactgacctgttatcataaaagatgctaacaaaGCTAACAAGAGGGTGGCTACGTTTTATGGGTtaattatttcaggctcagcaatTATGATTATTTGTTATTAAAATTTAGTAAACgagaatgtaattataattgactttcaggggaaaaatcattgtaattttagttgtaattggggaaaaatgagtcactgtaatcataatttggTTGTATGGATaaatgaagacgtaattgtaatttaaaaatgtacttgaccccaaccctggtgtctACACAGGGTCAAACACAAGTATAGGCACAAATTGCCCAGTCCTCCCTTCCAGtgaaatcattattattattattatttttattattaataataataataataataataataataataacaacagacATTCTGAAAATAACCCTCTCCTAAGTTTTTCCTAGTTGTCCGTCTTACCTTTAGGAATGGAATGACTTCCGCCATGATGACTTTAATTTCACGATCCAGCTGCTGCGTGTCAATCTGAGGACAGTGAACGCCGCCGGCTCCACCCTCTGCTCACATACCGTACATAGAGAGTCAATCTTTACACAAACGCTACCACAATTGGAAGTGTTGCTGCTTTCTGCTAATAATGCTCAGACAGACACAGTCTCATTGTGTACCTTCTACTTTAGCAGCATTGGAGGCCTCAGAGTGGACTGCAGCTGCATTGCTGTTGTTGAAGCGGTTAGGCCCAGCTTTAAGATTTGTGCGCTCATAATCTCTAATCCTGGCCAACGCTTTGTCTAAATGAATCACTGTAGTGCCTGTCAGAGCAGCACAGACAGGAGAGCAGGAAGACACATGAGCAGGATAGAGGAAACACCAGGTTAACATTGCTTTAACAGGCCCTGAAAGCTTTGATGCTGAGGAGTGGAAAAGAGTTGGTGAGCATTGAAAAgccagaagaagaaaagaggaCAAACATCTACCACCTCTGCTGCAGTCTCAAGCTATAAGCTGATCATTATGCACACATGATGAGAAGTGGCCTGTCTGTCACAGTGAAATGTGTGATTGAGGAATACTTTACCAAGTTCCTCATTGGCAAATGGCTCCATGTTGGAGGAGGTTGACATGATGCTGTCTTCATCCACAGAATCTGCCTCAGCCCTCGTCTTCATCACGCTCAGAGAGAGACTCCGCTCTGCCACTTCCTGCAATAGCACAAGCAACGTGGAACAGGCACAACTCATTGAATATCACTTATTTAcgtgtaaaaatgaaaaagtaaagTGGAACAAGCTTTAAGAAATATGTTTTTCATAGGTCATATTTAGAACAAAAGGGATGGggtgaaaatttaaatttagaaaaaaagagaCAAGTAAAGAAAAGTTTAGGAGATGTAgattagaaaatgtgaaaagtgtGGAGAAAAGGTAACAAGTGCTCGAAACAAAGTCTTTACAAGTAAAAGTCACAGTGTGAGGTGCAGCTATATAACAATAACAGGTATCTTACTGCATCACTGGTAGTCAGACTCTCACTGGGTGTGAGCTCAGATTGAGAACCAGCAGCCCAAGCTCCAGGACCAAGATTGACCAAACACTCCTGAGCTGAACTTTTCTCAGCCAGGTGTCGGGCGACCAAGTCCTGTGAGGACATGAGGAGTAACAATTAACAACAGGTATTTAAACtattaaatcaattaaaaagaCCAATatgaattgttatttatttattagatttCCAAAAAAGCATCTCCACCCTTTTCTTCCCTGCCCTGCGCATCACTATTGTTTCTTAAGCATGTGAAGTCCCTTTAAGATTACCACAGCAAGCATTtattaactgtatttttttcccctgtggGAATTTCTATCAATACCAAGTAAGAAACTATTATGACTAATTTTacaactttcattttttttgccataatTTTGATGAGACTTTGGAAAACGTCGATCTTTTTTCATTCATCATTTGTTGATTTTCTAATAATGTGCTGTTTTCTTTCACACACTAAAACGTGTATTTGACATGAGGAAAAAGTGAGTAGCGAGGACACCATGCAAAACCCTGTCACTTATTCTGTTACCAATCGGTCAAAAACAAGATTTGTTTGATTGCTTGTCTTTGACTTTCAATTGTAGTTGCAAGCTGAATATATGttgaataatattttattaccaaccattattcattttttgaatttatctttcaataaaaaaaattgtaattgagaaatcCATTTGTAAGAGGATGCTTATTATCTGTCAAGTGAACAAGTTAACTAATTTAGCAGAGGTATTACCTGGTCTGCACCATATTGGCGTCATAACCACCTGGGTTATTAAATATATTGAGCATAAAAGGCAACTCTACATACCTGGAGGGAATAGAGCGCCCTCTGGCGTAAGTAGTCTGTGTTGAGGAGCTGCAGCTCGTGAAAGAGTTCGATGAGAAAATGGGGTCGTGATTCATTCTGGGAGATCAGTGTGGCCACCTCAGAGTAAATGGTCTCCCTCAGTGCTTCAAACAGTGAGAAGTCACTGCTGGCatctagaaataaaaaatgcataTGCAATTAACCCCAACTATTGAGTGaaagaaaatatttgaaaattaaaaaaactgctcATTTATTTAAGAGTGAGAATCCTCTGTGATAGACAAACTTAAGTTTAGTTGTGAATAAGAAACAAAGAGAAATGCATGGAATGGTGAGGTGACGTAGTTACAAAAAGATGCAGGGTGCATTTACCTGGTGCTTCTGTGCATGCAATTCTGTTAGATAGGAAGGGTGTTCTCCAAGCATAGGCTGTGAGTAAGATACATTAAAACGTCATAACAAAAATTAACTCAAAGTCAAAAGTAAAACAAGATCATGACTAAAAAAATGtgtaagaaaaagaaacaagatGTTGAATTCCTAATAAAAAGAATACTTGGCATTAAAGTGAAAAGGGTGGTAAAATATGAATAGTGAAATGTAAAAGGACGGACAAAGTAAACGAGGCCTGACGGAGCATGTATAGTTCAGAGCGTACCAGAGGAGAGGTCGTTTCGCTTGTTCCCCAGCTTGGTTTtgcttttcagtttttcttgGGTGAGCTTATCCAACAGACTCTGGTTTTGGTCTTTGtgatgggacaggactgccctCTGCTGGGCAAGCTCTGCACTGCTGCTCACACTGTCACTCTCATGACCTTGGAAAGTAACAACAGTATTCTAAATTATTTCTGTCATCAAGCATTGATTAGTTTTGCTGGAAAGGCAGTCAGTACGTAATAAAAAAAGACTCTCAAAAACTCCTAAAACATGGCTGACTAAAGCAGAATGCTACATCGATGTCGGAATGTCACCTTCACATGTTTTGCTGTGACCTTTGTTCCTCCTCCGTCTGCTCTTTGGAGTCTTGCTTCTGGATGCCAGGTTGGCTTGTGCAGAGGCTTTGCGACCAGTTTTAAAGGTCTTTGTAATGGTGGAGGGATCAACAGGATCAAGCATACTGCTGAAGCTTCCCTCGGACACTTTGTCAAAGTCCTGAGGTTGTGAGCGGCAGTTAGCATACATCGGGGATGAAGACAGAGACTCCTGGGGCTCTGATTTTGAGGCGAGATGGTGAAGTGCATTGTTTGTCTGCGAGGTATTAAGTAAGCCAGCCGGTCtgaaataatcatgaaagaaaaacatgaacaacaACAATGTTTGGCACATACACAGGTATTTAGCTTCAGGCAAAGCTGATGGGCACACCGTCTATCTGTTGAAGTGTTGAGAGGAGAGCGCTGCAGGGGAGGAGGAAAACTCATGTATTCTGTTTTCAGTGAAACGTTGTGGTCCTTCTGACGCACAGCGCTGGGCTGTTCAGTAACTGTTGGAGCAAATCCCCCAGGAGCAGCAGGGAACACTGGGTTTACATTCAGACCttcaaacagaaacaaacaagagAAGTGGTTTGATTGGATGAACAAAAAGGCAGCAAGTCAGAGGTcggattttgtgtgttttcggagttgctttgtgtattctctcatttttagagtttgttttcatttaggattttttttatgtaattttgtatattatgtacttCTTCAACTACAATTTCCAGATgttgttttgggggctgcacacaATTAGACCAATGCCCCCCCCCCGTGGCCCCCAGTTGCCCTtgtctgatttttaaaaaaaataataataattcaattgcATATCAATTTCAAATGTTAAAGCCGTGTAAAGTTGAACCTTCAAtaagttttacattttgtttgtctATGGCAGCATATCATAATGTGCCACAGCCATAGGAAACAACTAAACAACACTCTAAACCACTGTTTTTAGAAATAAAGTGTAAAAAGAAGCTAATGAAATGTGCATCGTACTGTGTGGGAAAGGGAACAGGCCAGTGGGTGGCAGGTTGTTGGGTGGAGGTTGCTGGGTGGAGGAAAAAGAGGCAAAGGCTCCAGGGGAGAGAAAGGGGCCAGAAATGGGTTCCTTCTTCTGTGTCTGCCAACCTGCAGCTGAGGAAGAACATGGTGGCAGCTGCTGTTGTCGAACAAGGTCGTTCAGTACCTGCTTGAGCCTGAGagggacaaaaacaaaatgaattttaAGAATGAAAAAGCAAAGGCACTTGATAATAAAAGAGTTGAGTCCATCCACTCTTGGCCTGGTTTTATGTACCTTTGGACGTTGTTTTGCTGCCATGCCAGCTGGGTGTAGCACTGGTTGAGCTGGTGCATAACAAAAATGACTTGAGGTGATGATACATTGTTGGGCAACACGCTAAACTGACCAGTCAGAAGCGTTTGCAACATGTATGATAGCGTCTGTGGATGTGAGATCAACAAGAACAGTGTTTGGTTTTTCATGGACCTGATGAACTGAAACAAAAAGGGTCCAAcctcaccagggttggggtcaattataattgtaatcgcgtagtTGATCATTACAAATACTGTATGGCGTaactataattgtaactgtaattgaaaacatctgttgctgttgtaatcgtaatttaattgtaatcaaGTTCAGATAAAtgaatttgtaattgtaattgatatggAAATTCTCATGTTAGAGTTCTATGGCGTACACAAAGGTAgctaattattaaaatatgtttcagatcaagttttccgactacctgtcagttctattgagtatcattttatttattttttcaaataaattgaaatcgaagggtatactgacaaaaaaaaggctcagacggcCACACCAagaatattaataccaatatattcattgataaggaaaccaagagatgagaaacaaaatggatgaaaactaatatttttagtgtattttacagctgcttTAAGACTataataagagatgctaacagaaagctaacacaagaggaaggtcatgTTTTTTGGGGTTATTTATCAAAGGGTCAGGAACtgtgattaattattattattatgaacaattgagaatgtaattgtaatcttTCAGGGGCAAAAATTTataattttagttgtaattggggaaaatgccagtcactgtaatcataattaggTTGTATGGATaaatgaagatgtaattgtaatttaaaaatgtacttgaccccaaccctggtgtctACAGCGTGTCAAACGCAAGTATAGGCACAAATGGCCCAGTCCTCCCTTCTAgtaaaattactattattattattattattaataataataataataataataataaaaaaaataataacagacaTTCTGAAAttgaattgtgattaattgatttggaactttggtaattgagaatgtaatagTAATCgactttcagtggaaaaattatatttataatttaaatcgtaattggaaaaaataccagtcaccataatcataattttgttttaattgatcATGAATTATTGAATCGTAATTGTAAAGGAAAgttgtaattgaccctaaccctgaaccTAACCGCCATTATCAACGCCATCATCCTACATGTGTGCGAGTGCACTGACCTGCTGGTCCTGCATGAGTGTCTGACACATGCTGGAGCTGAAGTCCAGCTGACTCTGTAAATTGCTGATCTGTTCCTGCCAGTGAGAAGAAGAACCTTCAGCAACAGAGAGCTCAGAAGCCCAGCGCAGGTTCTCCTGTCTTTGTGCTGATCCATGCTGAGTCGTAGACTGCTGCTGCCTGGCCTTGTTATGAAGACACCCGCTAACATCCCCTAAAAATGCCTCTGGAGGTTGCAAGTTGCTGGACACAAACATACATAACTTATTAGAGCCAATAATAAGCATTAGTGCTGctataaatattgatatttgtgTAAACAATTATTCACACCTTTCTTGGTTTTTCCTGTTGCTGTATGAGCTCTGGTTCCTGTTTTGTGAAAAGTCGTGTATGTCCTCATCGGAGCTACTTTCTGTACACACCT
Encoded here:
- the pcm1 gene encoding pericentriolar material 1 protein isoform X4, with the protein product MATGGTPFDDSAEELHNWTVTNGSLVDRLNNMDWGVHQNKANRSTEKNKKKLSAAVVESRLTNDISPESTPGAGRRRARTPHSFPHIKYSTQMSVPDQAELDKLRQRINFTDLDERSVGSDSQGRVTTANNQRQLAGENKKPYNFLPLHVNTNKSKELLPPSSSAPATPAITKETRKHSQGLRETLTTAIPTKEPARPDRSGTGRDLLALRQLAIAELRLDSSQVVGKVIQIREYISKASSMLEDLMEKNDVPANVERLSHLINHLKEQERSYLRFLQKMLARENEEEDVGTGDSAVGSESQAESTCLNTETGRAGATGSDQKEELDNLRKQHELLKKMLEQQEQLRALQGQQEALMALQGQREALMALQHNAELAFEDNVVTETTGSVSGLSITSELNDELNELIQRYHNQLHDSQSKAVPDNRRQAESLSLSREVCWARSPQAVGPPQHRPLLHSASGPHTGLDTGAAAASVTLTKLQELQDKKQTMDKILQELHSLRDQTLNNSRRGMSAQLSVSIGGSSDVSSNGASAPVSRHALLAHQHETSHSADKLRKLKEVHKRLNELRELVQYYEQTSDMMVDAVNENVKRDDEEEEEDDEENPTEDSSIFEAVFDSERESHRPVTNIRNSQGSRNWAEMNSLTNRHGLRSGTSNNRDGRLNTECEINNRLAANLRSLAIPLVIECQYNRNIPYDPVKDEDEDEEGLGNEVGAQAMAPDSEASQSSRRSSTANDARLSPNGQRLTAKQKLRQLQELVAMVQSDDTDATTANEDEALDQQPNNTRGPVPSAPGTLSLGCNKSPRSVSLSTKAREKLYEEKLRQQKEELKQLHEERQRLIEIQGKIQDLQWACPDFQSSVSNSTNQQGLLKKAPLAVSTPAAGHNSASSAHKTNSAVLKPTAPEAAISSVTDKELWSEMRRHQMLREELRQRRKHLESLMAEHQRRSGHEGSPSRIEDQEGIGTPSQTVSTRTVATWGSTPCCHDDDTNEEEENGDEHEYRSEISEEAQEVCTESSSDEDIHDFSQNRNQSSYSNRKNQESNLQPPEAFLGDVSGCLHNKARQQQSTTQHGSAQRQENLRWASELSVAEGSSSHWQEQISNLQSQLDFSSSMCQTLMQDQQTLSYMLQTLLTGQFSVLPNNVSSPQVIFVMHQLNQCYTQLAWQQNNVQRLKQVLNDLVRQQQLPPCSSSAAGWQTQKKEPISGPFLSPGAFASFSSTQQPPPNNLPPTGLFPFPHSLNVNPVFPAAPGGFAPTVTEQPSAVRQKDHNVSLKTEYMSFPPPLQRSPLNTSTDRRPAGLLNTSQTNNALHHLASKSEPQESLSSSPMYANCRSQPQDFDKVSEGSFSSMLDPVDPSTITKTFKTGRKASAQANLASRSKTPKSRRRRNKGHSKTCEGHESDSVSSSAELAQQRAVLSHHKDQNQSLLDKLTQEKLKSKTKLGNKRNDLSSAYAWRTPFLSNRIACTEAPDASSDFSLFEALRETIYSEVATLISQNESRPHFLIELFHELQLLNTDYLRQRALYSLQDLVARHLAEKSSAQECLVNLGPGAWAAGSQSELTPSESLTTSDAEVAERSLSLSVMKTRAEADSVDEDSIMSTSSNMEPFANEELEGGAGGVHCPQIDTQQLDREIKVIMAEVIPFLKENMDDVCSPQLLTSVRRMVLALTQLHDDGKEFVHFFHRELGGILQESLSKFLGRTLKDCGEDLLVAISEILFNELAFFRLMQDLDSSSSSSSVALAVKHLNEKRDVQLHKARNTQKSPSNQENTADGGNKPLSPPDTDEGKEEDEAEQEGAAAFQLYLQTDTKTHWSSPTSEGDDEEDEDSQGVPLSISLSKAEVQALTNYGSGEDEMEEEMEEFDAPPVDVQTSLQVSADGYAEQKGRAEGTAEIKPEQKDPQTEIIRSSGTEQSVEHRSLEEEEQQQQQLEEEEEEVVEEDNDNNNEEKNNADAVPGSGGSSEDSHSQGFPKDPPASSSPDSDSPVMINVEEVSSGNTSQKSDEDDFVKVDDLPLQLTVMCQEELQKRIVEEQQNNNLSAEILNGNTEHLTGLAGSAQALKEPEAVVDQNLLGMVEE